One window of the Niallia circulans genome contains the following:
- a CDS encoding zinc-dependent alcohol dehydrogenase family protein — protein sequence MDAKCIRFYEFGNPKDVLTVEYKNIEPPKDNEILVRMLARPINPSDLIPIRGSYSHRISLPNIPGYEGVGIVEDVGSLVSHNFIGKRVLPLRGEGTWQEFVKTPSELAVSIPDSIDDFTASQMYINPITAWVTCNEVLKLKANDVLLVNAGGSSIGHIFAQLSKILGFRLIAVTRNDKYKEDLLHLGASYVIDTSNVSLYETVMELTNGIGADAAIDSVGGSPGNDLAFCVRPNGNFLTIGLLSGIQVNWADIVNKAKVNANMFHLRNWNKNVPVNKWQETFSHLIRLIDEQKLRLMMVDSRYDLLNIKTAIDVVESSKETKGKVFLTSY from the coding sequence TTGGATGCAAAATGTATTAGATTCTACGAATTCGGTAACCCAAAAGATGTGTTAACAGTTGAATATAAAAACATAGAACCACCAAAAGATAATGAAATCCTTGTTCGAATGTTAGCACGTCCAATAAATCCTTCCGACTTAATACCGATTAGAGGGTCATATTCTCATCGGATTTCTTTACCAAATATTCCTGGTTATGAAGGAGTTGGAATAGTAGAAGATGTTGGTTCTTTGGTTTCACACAATTTCATTGGTAAACGTGTTTTACCTTTACGTGGGGAAGGAACTTGGCAAGAATTTGTTAAGACACCATCAGAACTTGCAGTTTCTATACCGGATTCTATTGATGACTTTACGGCGTCGCAGATGTATATCAATCCAATTACAGCGTGGGTGACTTGTAATGAAGTCTTGAAACTAAAAGCAAATGATGTTTTATTGGTTAATGCAGGTGGTTCTTCGATTGGTCACATCTTTGCTCAATTATCGAAGATATTAGGTTTTCGATTAATTGCAGTCACTAGAAATGATAAATATAAAGAAGACTTACTTCATCTTGGTGCTTCCTATGTAATAGACACCTCTAATGTTTCACTCTACGAAACAGTTATGGAATTAACAAATGGAATTGGTGCGGATGCTGCTATTGACTCTGTAGGAGGTTCACCTGGAAACGATTTGGCTTTTTGTGTGCGTCCTAATGGCAATTTTTTAACCATCGGTCTTTTATCAGGGATACAAGTAAACTGGGCGGATATTGTAAATAAAGCCAAAGTTAATGCTAATATGTTTCATTTACGGAATTGGAATAAAAATGTCCCCGTAAATAAATGGCAAGAAACCTTTAGTCATTTGATAAGGCTAATAGATGAGCAGAAATTACGTTTGATGATGGTAGATTCTAGGTATGACTTGCTGAATATAAAAACGGCTATTGATGTTGTTGAATCTTCTAAAGAGACTAAAGGGAAAGTGTTTTTAACAAGCTACTAA
- a CDS encoding MFS transporter: protein MKTNQIIEDKRISSWIMFLIASACGLIVANLYYAQTLVGPISVSIGLSSAATGLIVTLTQIGYVVGLLFIVPLSDIFENRRLVAVSLMVVVCALLAATFARNALSFLIASLFIGLGSVVAQILVPYAANLASEEQRGRVVGNVMSGLLLGIMFARPLASFITSIWGWQTVFALSAIVIALLTVLLSRILPERRPSPTINYGKLIISLGTLLKQTPILRRRGFYQACLFGAFSLFWTVVPLRLVDDFGMSQQGIALFALVGMGGAIAAPIAGRLADKGWTRFLTGLAMLIATLSFLLSYIFQGNSTTALILLILAAIMLDAAVSGNLVLGQREIYSLGSEARGRLNGLFMSIFFIGGAIGSSLGGWSYAHGGWSFTSIIGVVMPLLALLYFLTEKRSTCKGR from the coding sequence ATGAAAACGAATCAAATTATCGAGGATAAACGCATTTCAAGTTGGATTATGTTTCTGATAGCATCTGCATGTGGTCTTATCGTTGCTAATCTTTATTATGCGCAAACTCTGGTAGGACCTATCAGTGTCTCTATAGGTCTTTCTTCGGCAGCAACAGGATTAATTGTTACCTTAACACAAATCGGTTATGTTGTAGGGCTGCTGTTTATCGTACCGCTTAGTGACATTTTTGAAAATCGACGTCTCGTGGCAGTATCACTAATGGTTGTGGTATGTGCATTGCTTGCGGCAACTTTCGCCCGTAATGCGCTATCTTTCCTGATTGCGTCCCTGTTTATTGGACTGGGATCTGTGGTAGCCCAAATACTAGTTCCCTATGCCGCCAATTTAGCGTCTGAAGAACAGCGCGGTCGCGTGGTTGGAAACGTGATGAGTGGACTCTTACTTGGGATAATGTTTGCTAGGCCGCTGGCAAGCTTTATAACCAGCATTTGGGGCTGGCAAACAGTATTTGCTTTATCGGCAATTGTTATCGCTCTATTGACGGTTCTGTTGTCACGTATTCTCCCTGAGCGTAGACCTTCACCTACGATAAACTACGGTAAATTAATTATCTCTTTAGGCACCCTCTTAAAACAAACGCCTATATTACGCCGCCGGGGTTTTTATCAAGCTTGTTTATTTGGAGCTTTTAGCCTATTTTGGACTGTGGTTCCTTTACGATTGGTGGATGATTTCGGAATGTCCCAGCAAGGCATCGCTTTGTTTGCATTGGTAGGTATGGGAGGCGCGATAGCAGCACCTATAGCTGGAAGACTTGCGGATAAAGGTTGGACCCGTTTTTTGACCGGATTGGCAATGCTTATTGCCACCTTGTCGTTTTTGCTGTCATATATTTTTCAAGGCAACTCAACAACAGCTCTCATATTGCTCATTCTTGCCGCTATTATGCTGGATGCGGCCGTATCGGGAAATCTTGTACTTGGACAGCGGGAGATTTATTCATTGGGGAGTGAAGCAAGAGGGCGACTTAACGGGCTTTTCATGTCTATATTCTTCATAGGCGGTGCAATTGGCTCTTCTTTGGGCGGTTGGTCTTATGCCCATGGCGGTTGGAGTTTTACATCTATAATTGGAGTTGTTATGCCTCTTTTAGCCTTACTTTACTTTCTTACTGAAAAAAGAAGCACCTGCAAAGGACGTTGA
- a CDS encoding SDR family oxidoreductase: MKPLNGKVAIVTGASRSTGIGAAICLSLAKAGADIFFTHWSKFDEKEGNGIEVGFPTMLSEKIKSFGVRSEHISLELSLDESPTKLLEAVEETLGTACILVNNATYESPSNFRELNTKMLDKHYKVNNSGTLMLSVEFAKKYEKVFRTKKDGRIINLVSGGPDPNNLAYIATKGMIIAITEPLSVALAPIGITVNSINPGPTDSGWINEDIKDYLLAQFPTGRLGKPEDVAKVITFIASDDSYWLTGQTIRCEGGFLGK, encoded by the coding sequence ATGAAGCCTTTAAATGGAAAGGTAGCTATAGTAACTGGAGCAAGTCGATCAACGGGTATCGGAGCAGCCATTTGTCTCTCTCTTGCAAAAGCAGGTGCGGATATATTCTTTACGCATTGGTCTAAATTTGATGAGAAAGAGGGAAATGGAATAGAAGTCGGTTTCCCGACCATGTTAAGTGAAAAGATAAAAAGTTTTGGGGTAAGATCAGAACATATATCATTAGAATTGAGCTTAGATGAATCTCCAACAAAACTGTTAGAAGCAGTTGAAGAAACTCTTGGAACAGCTTGTATTTTAGTTAATAATGCAACCTATGAATCTCCATCAAATTTTCGTGAATTGAATACAAAAATGTTGGATAAACATTATAAAGTAAATAATAGCGGTACCTTGATGTTATCAGTTGAGTTTGCTAAAAAATATGAAAAAGTATTTAGAACTAAAAAAGATGGCCGAATTATAAATCTTGTTTCTGGTGGACCTGATCCTAATAATTTGGCATATATTGCTACAAAAGGAATGATTATTGCGATAACTGAACCATTATCCGTAGCACTTGCGCCTATTGGAATTACGGTGAATTCCATTAATCCAGGGCCAACTGATTCAGGTTGGATAAATGAAGATATAAAGGACTATTTATTAGCCCAGTTTCCAACTGGTCGTCTTGGAAAACCCGAAGACGTAGCAAAAGTGATAACATTTATAGCTAGTGATGATTCTTATTGGTTAACTGGCCAAACCATACGGTGTGAAGGCGGATTTTTAGGTAAATAA
- a CDS encoding TetR/AcrR family transcriptional regulator: MNAKRGRPRNVETQKSILSASYDLLLENGLGTVTVEKIAERAGVSKATIYKWWTNKADVVMDGFLAAAAARLPVPDTGSVFNDILIHATSLARFLTSREGKIIKELIGEGQMDSGLAEAYRTRYFHPRRLEAKKLLERGIQRGELRENLDLDLSIDLIYGPIFYRLLVIGENLDDAYVENLVKYSFTGINSI; the protein is encoded by the coding sequence ATGAATGCCAAAAGAGGACGTCCACGTAATGTTGAAACGCAAAAGTCTATCCTTTCTGCTTCATATGATTTATTGTTGGAAAATGGCCTTGGAACAGTCACTGTAGAGAAAATTGCAGAGCGAGCAGGGGTGAGTAAAGCCACCATATATAAATGGTGGACCAACAAAGCAGACGTTGTTATGGACGGCTTTCTAGCTGCGGCGGCGGCAAGACTGCCTGTTCCCGACACAGGTTCAGTATTTAATGACATACTTATCCATGCCACTAGTTTAGCTCGGTTTTTGACCAGTCGGGAAGGTAAAATCATTAAGGAGCTGATTGGTGAAGGGCAAATGGATTCAGGATTGGCGGAGGCATATCGGACCAGATACTTCCATCCTCGCCGGCTTGAGGCTAAGAAACTTTTGGAACGGGGGATTCAGCGAGGAGAATTGAGGGAAAATCTCGATCTCGATTTAAGTATTGACCTCATTTACGGACCAATTTTCTATAGATTGCTAGTTATAGGTGAAAATTTGGATGATGCTTATGTTGAAAATTTAGTGAAATATTCCTTTACAGGAATTAATTCAATTTGA
- the emrC gene encoding multidrug efflux transporter outer membrane subunit EmrC: MSYLYLMLAIVGELIGTSMLKASEGFSKLYPTIGVIIAFIGSFFFLSMAMKTIPLNTTYALWSGIGIVATTLISVIIWKEKINVASVAGITLILIGVVVLNLFGPGHGEASNHEANESSIVLSNKTE; the protein is encoded by the coding sequence ATGTCTTACTTATACTTAATGCTTGCTATAGTAGGAGAACTTATTGGAACCTCTATGCTCAAAGCGTCTGAAGGATTTTCGAAACTCTACCCTACAATTGGTGTAATAATTGCTTTTATAGGCTCATTTTTCTTTTTATCAATGGCAATGAAGACTATTCCACTTAATACTACCTATGCTCTTTGGTCTGGAATAGGTATAGTTGCTACTACACTTATTTCGGTTATAATTTGGAAAGAGAAAATTAATGTTGCCAGTGTTGCTGGAATTACATTAATTCTTATAGGAGTTGTAGTCTTGAATCTATTTGGGCCAGGACATGGTGAAGCAAGTAATCATGAGGCAAATGAATCCTCAATTGTTCTAAGTAATAAAACTGAATAA
- the ileS gene encoding isoleucine--tRNA ligase has protein sequence METPKETDRGREERILAFWEEKQIFQKSIEQRENKEPFVFYEGPPTANGLPHVGHALGRTIKDIIARFQTMNGKQVIRKAGWDTHGLPVELGVERALGISGKQEIEEYGVIPFIEQCKASVFSYEQQWRTFTKELGYWVDMDDPYMTMSNDYIESVWNILGSIHEKGWLYKGHRVSPYCPSCQTSLSSHEVAQGYKDVKDLSATVKFKLASKENEYVLGWTTTPWTLPANVALAVHKDLDYVKVKMEDDVFIIAKNRLQAVFGTEGEVIEQLKGEDLLGLSYIAPFSYVQVEKGHTIHHGDFVTSDSGTGIVHIAPAYGEDDYHLVQANDLSFVHVVDERGRYKEAITPLAGTFVKDGKTDVEIIKMLHQKGLLFHKEKYEHSYPHCWRCDTPLLYYATESWFIKTTAAKEMLIAKNQEVNWYPEHIKDGRFGNFLEGLVDWNISRNRYWGTPLNVWQCTCCQTEIAPKSIAQLKKYTKIPFDHLELHKPYVDELILTCPSCSGEMHRTPEVIDVWFDSGSMPFAQYHTPFENNGIFQQQFPADVVVEGIDQTRGWFYSLLAVSVLYSGKAPYKNVVATGHVLDEQGQKMSKSKGNALDPVELIQTYGADALRWALVADSAPWNQKRFSEKNVQEAKSKIIDTFLSLFHFYSIYAEIDHFDPNLPRANNLPIMDRWILSRLETTSMIVQTEMEQYQLTNAARKIAALMDDISNWYIRRNRERFWSRGMSDDKLSAFQTLYSVLIHSSQLLASFIPFTSESIHLALTGKSVHLTNFPSKNSERVNKQLEEQMEKVKEVVELGRNLRHRFQIKTKQPLATLLIFSNNSNQNTDFLQFESIIKEELNVKRINWIDSQEDYVQYSLKLDFKKAGPKLGKSVKFIKDKLQAATEEEINLFRNKGYLTFQLESKECITLTGEEILLQRKTNLPGYHEASSKNFTVMLDTTISEALKKEGNIRELIRSVQDLRKEKNLPVDKKIDLYIDCSITFQHTIMEYHSLIHKGVILQELLFERITEMKELQIDGEKVSIGLK, from the coding sequence ATGGAAACACCAAAAGAAACAGACAGAGGCCGCGAAGAAAGAATTCTCGCTTTTTGGGAAGAAAAGCAAATTTTTCAAAAATCAATTGAACAGCGCGAAAATAAAGAACCCTTTGTATTTTATGAAGGACCGCCAACAGCCAATGGACTTCCACATGTCGGGCATGCGTTAGGTAGAACGATCAAGGATATCATCGCCAGATTTCAAACAATGAACGGCAAACAAGTCATTCGCAAAGCGGGCTGGGATACGCACGGGCTACCAGTGGAATTAGGCGTAGAAAGGGCACTCGGTATTTCCGGAAAACAAGAAATCGAAGAGTATGGCGTGATTCCTTTTATTGAACAATGTAAAGCTAGCGTATTCTCCTATGAACAACAATGGCGCACATTTACAAAAGAACTAGGCTATTGGGTTGATATGGATGATCCTTATATGACCATGAGTAATGATTATATTGAATCTGTTTGGAATATCCTTGGTTCCATTCATGAGAAGGGCTGGCTGTATAAAGGGCATCGTGTTTCTCCATATTGCCCTAGCTGTCAGACCTCCTTAAGCTCACATGAGGTGGCTCAAGGTTATAAAGATGTAAAAGATTTAAGTGCTACCGTCAAATTCAAGCTTGCTTCAAAGGAGAATGAATATGTACTAGGCTGGACAACAACTCCGTGGACATTACCAGCAAATGTTGCATTAGCAGTTCATAAAGACCTGGACTATGTAAAGGTTAAAATGGAGGACGATGTATTTATCATCGCTAAAAATAGATTACAGGCAGTATTTGGTACAGAGGGAGAAGTGATCGAACAATTAAAAGGGGAAGACTTACTCGGACTTTCCTATATAGCACCATTTTCTTACGTGCAAGTGGAGAAAGGTCATACTATTCATCATGGTGATTTCGTCACAAGTGACAGTGGAACTGGAATTGTCCATATTGCCCCAGCTTATGGCGAAGATGATTATCATCTTGTGCAAGCGAACGACCTTTCTTTTGTCCATGTGGTGGATGAAAGAGGAAGATATAAAGAAGCCATTACCCCTTTAGCAGGCACCTTTGTAAAAGATGGAAAAACGGATGTCGAGATAATCAAAATGCTTCATCAAAAGGGACTGTTATTCCATAAAGAAAAATATGAACATTCTTACCCTCATTGCTGGCGCTGTGACACACCCCTTTTGTATTACGCAACAGAAAGCTGGTTTATCAAAACAACCGCAGCAAAGGAAATGCTGATCGCGAAAAATCAAGAGGTAAACTGGTATCCTGAGCATATAAAAGATGGCCGTTTTGGAAATTTCCTTGAGGGATTAGTCGATTGGAATATAAGCCGAAACCGCTATTGGGGAACTCCACTAAACGTATGGCAATGTACTTGCTGCCAAACAGAAATAGCTCCTAAAAGCATAGCACAGCTAAAAAAATATACGAAGATTCCTTTTGATCATTTAGAATTGCACAAACCGTATGTAGATGAACTAATCTTAACTTGCCCCTCATGCAGTGGGGAAATGCATCGAACACCAGAAGTGATCGACGTATGGTTTGATAGTGGCTCCATGCCATTTGCCCAATATCATACACCTTTTGAGAATAACGGCATATTTCAACAGCAATTCCCTGCAGATGTAGTTGTGGAAGGAATCGATCAAACAAGAGGATGGTTTTATTCGCTGTTAGCTGTTTCCGTCCTTTATTCCGGCAAAGCACCATATAAAAATGTGGTAGCAACAGGGCATGTACTAGATGAACAAGGACAAAAAATGTCTAAAAGCAAAGGCAATGCATTAGACCCTGTTGAGCTTATCCAAACATATGGCGCAGATGCACTACGGTGGGCGCTTGTGGCAGACAGTGCTCCATGGAATCAAAAGAGATTCTCAGAAAAAAATGTCCAAGAGGCAAAATCAAAAATTATTGATACATTTTTAAGTTTATTTCATTTCTATTCCATATACGCTGAAATAGATCATTTTGATCCGAATTTACCAAGAGCTAATAACCTCCCAATTATGGATCGCTGGATTCTTTCTCGCTTAGAAACGACTTCGATGATTGTCCAAACGGAGATGGAACAATATCAATTAACCAATGCCGCCAGAAAAATCGCTGCATTAATGGATGATATAAGTAATTGGTATATTCGCAGAAATCGCGAGCGATTTTGGAGTAGGGGAATGTCAGATGACAAACTTTCTGCTTTTCAAACCTTATATAGTGTGTTAATTCATTCATCACAGTTGTTAGCTTCCTTTATTCCCTTTACATCTGAAAGTATTCATCTTGCCTTAACAGGGAAAAGCGTTCATTTAACTAACTTTCCTTCCAAAAACTCTGAAAGGGTGAATAAGCAATTAGAAGAACAAATGGAGAAAGTAAAAGAAGTGGTTGAGCTTGGAAGAAATCTTCGTCATCGGTTTCAAATAAAAACCAAACAACCTTTGGCTACATTATTGATTTTCTCGAACAATAGTAACCAGAATACTGATTTTTTACAGTTTGAATCTATCATAAAAGAAGAACTAAATGTGAAAAGGATTAACTGGATAGATTCACAAGAAGATTATGTTCAATATTCTTTAAAGCTTGATTTTAAAAAGGCAGGGCCAAAACTAGGAAAAAGTGTTAAATTTATAAAAGATAAATTACAAGCTGCAACAGAAGAAGAGATAAATTTATTTAGAAATAAAGGATATTTAACTTTCCAACTAGAAAGTAAAGAATGTATTACCTTAACAGGGGAAGAAATACTTCTCCAAAGAAAGACAAATCTACCGGGATATCATGAGGCCTCCTCTAAGAATTTCACCGTAATGCTTGATACAACCATATCAGAAGCATTAAAAAAGGAGGGGAACATTAGAGAACTCATTCGTTCCGTCCAAGATTTGCGGAAAGAAAAGAACTTGCCAGTCGATAAGAAAATTGATTTATATATCGACTGTTCAATCACTTTCCAACACACGATTATGGAATATCATTCTCTTATTCATAAAGGAGTTATTCTCCAGGAGCTTCTTTTCGAAAGAATAACAGAAATGAAAGAACTTCAAATAGACGGCGAAAAAGTATCCATTGGATTGAAATAA
- a CDS encoding DUF2871 domain-containing protein encodes MKKVLNIAFFYAILGLVSGVYYREFTKMRDFTGETQLSVVHTHSFALGMMIMLIVYLFCYTMKIHTLKNFDVFFYFYNIGVLSTITLMIIRGTLQVLEFDLSSGLDSAISGIAGLGHIAVTIGLVLFFLLLKKNHHENIRTK; translated from the coding sequence ATGAAGAAAGTATTAAATATAGCTTTTTTTTATGCGATTTTAGGATTGGTTAGTGGTGTTTACTATAGAGAATTTACGAAAATGAGAGATTTTACAGGTGAGACCCAGCTCTCCGTGGTGCATACTCATTCGTTTGCTTTAGGAATGATGATTATGTTAATCGTCTATCTATTCTGTTATACAATGAAAATCCATACACTCAAAAACTTTGATGTATTCTTTTATTTTTACAATATTGGAGTGCTTTCTACTATTACGCTAATGATTATTAGAGGAACGCTGCAAGTGCTTGAGTTTGATTTATCAAGTGGGTTAGATTCTGCTATTTCGGGAATCGCGGGCCTAGGTCATATTGCCGTTACCATCGGATTAGTGCTGTTTTTTCTTTTGTTGAAAAAAAACCACCACGAAAATATTCGGACGAAGTAG
- a CDS encoding DHH family phosphoesterase, with amino-acid sequence MYKLLSHNDLDGVGCGIIAKLAFGEDVEVRYNSVSFLNQEVEKFLDQKTEDTFLFITDLSVNEENTIRLDDYYKKGGKVQLIDHHKTALHLNDFEWGFVSVQDEDGTLTSATSLLYEYLVKHEYMTPSPAISEFVELVRQYDTWDWERNNNLEAQRLNALFYLISFDEFVEKMVTRLKESDHFYFDELETQILDMEEKKIDRYIRRKRRELVQKEIDGLYAGVVYAEQYHSELGNELGKEYPHLDYIAIVNIGGKKLGFRTIHDHVDVSKVAGVYGGGGHVKASGCNLTDKAYQNYCLETFALEPLREDPKKNEYNKKDSPLGTLFENKQDEVFFLYQVSKNQWAINHKKTKLSQTFSTFLQGEIFLRRNYGVWLARDDKYIRYVMDFVKHK; translated from the coding sequence ATGTACAAACTATTATCGCATAATGACCTAGATGGAGTTGGCTGCGGCATTATTGCAAAACTCGCATTCGGAGAAGACGTAGAGGTGCGTTATAATTCCGTATCTTTTCTCAACCAAGAAGTAGAAAAGTTCTTAGATCAAAAAACGGAAGACACTTTTCTCTTTATTACCGATCTTTCTGTCAATGAAGAAAATACGATTCGATTAGATGACTATTATAAAAAAGGTGGCAAGGTACAACTGATCGACCATCATAAAACAGCTCTTCATTTAAATGATTTTGAATGGGGATTTGTGTCTGTTCAAGATGAGGATGGAACCTTGACTAGTGCCACGTCTTTATTATATGAATACCTTGTAAAACATGAATACATGACTCCCTCTCCAGCAATATCAGAATTCGTGGAGTTGGTAAGACAATATGATACATGGGATTGGGAAAGAAACAATAATTTAGAAGCACAACGTTTAAATGCACTTTTCTATCTTATTTCATTTGATGAATTTGTGGAAAAAATGGTTACACGATTAAAGGAAAGTGATCATTTCTACTTTGATGAGCTAGAAACACAGATTCTAGATATGGAAGAAAAGAAAATTGACCGTTACATCCGTCGGAAACGTCGTGAACTTGTCCAAAAGGAAATAGACGGTTTGTATGCAGGCGTTGTCTATGCAGAGCAATACCATTCTGAATTGGGGAATGAGCTTGGCAAGGAATATCCTCATTTAGATTACATAGCAATTGTTAATATTGGTGGAAAAAAACTTGGATTCCGCACAATTCATGATCATGTAGATGTATCAAAAGTGGCGGGCGTATACGGCGGGGGAGGTCATGTAAAGGCATCCGGCTGCAACTTAACCGATAAAGCATACCAAAATTATTGCTTAGAAACCTTTGCGTTAGAGCCTTTAAGAGAAGACCCGAAAAAGAATGAATACAATAAAAAAGACTCTCCGCTTGGGACTTTATTTGAAAACAAACAAGATGAGGTATTCTTCCTTTATCAAGTGAGCAAAAACCAGTGGGCAATTAACCATAAAAAAACAAAGCTTTCACAAACCTTCTCTACCTTCCTACAAGGAGAAATCTTCCTGCGCCGAAATTATGGCGTATGGCTTGCAAGAGATGATAAATACATTCGCTACGTAATGGACTTTGTTAAACATAAATAA
- a CDS encoding phosphotransferase, with protein sequence MTNEYEKEEVLTGGNISDVYRSGNTVRRDIKPGSEKIHKLLKHLENKGFGYAPRFLGIDEKNREILTYIEGEAGNYPLKKYMWSDNVLKEIANMLRLYHDAVSDFSLLNEWEPMDNTPDSIEVVCHNDFAVYNIIFKGEKPVGIIDFDVAAPGPRLWDIAYTLYTCVPLSRLWHTEKGEAVHYNPVKDANRIKQRVKLFFECYDVENLEKDFLEMVILRVEGLCKYMIKRAGEGEVAFQKMLDEGQLEHYQKELQFIHEHGKEWV encoded by the coding sequence ATGACAAATGAGTACGAAAAGGAAGAAGTGCTAACGGGTGGGAATATTTCAGACGTATATCGCTCTGGAAATACAGTTCGACGAGATATAAAGCCAGGTAGTGAAAAAATTCATAAGTTATTGAAGCATCTTGAAAACAAAGGTTTTGGTTATGCACCAAGGTTCTTAGGAATTGATGAGAAGAATAGAGAGATATTAACGTATATTGAGGGGGAAGCAGGTAATTATCCTCTGAAAAAATATATGTGGTCCGATAATGTATTAAAAGAAATAGCGAATATGCTCCGTCTTTATCATGATGCTGTAAGTGATTTCTCTTTATTAAATGAATGGGAACCAATGGATAATACTCCCGACAGTATAGAAGTTGTATGCCATAATGACTTTGCTGTATACAACATTATTTTTAAGGGTGAAAAACCAGTGGGTATCATTGATTTTGATGTTGCAGCTCCTGGTCCAAGACTTTGGGATATAGCTTATACTCTTTACACATGTGTTCCTTTAAGCAGACTTTGGCATACCGAGAAGGGTGAGGCTGTACATTATAATCCAGTTAAAGATGCTAATCGTATTAAACAAAGAGTTAAATTGTTTTTTGAATGCTATGATGTTGAAAATTTAGAAAAAGACTTTTTAGAAATGGTAATTCTACGAGTTGAAGGATTATGTAAATATATGATTAAAAGAGCAGGAGAAGGAGAGGTTGCTTTTCAAAAGATGCTGGATGAAGGCCAACTTGAGCACTATCAAAAGGAACTTCAATTTATTCATGAGCATGGAAAAGAGTGGGTTTAA
- a CDS encoding putative quinol monooxygenase yields the protein MDKFSLFGKFMVREGERDTMVNILLEAAESMKNLDDCEIYLVNISESEPNSVYVYEVWSNENAHQASLTLEATQTLIRQAKPIITGMDRISTLKTKGGKGISSISY from the coding sequence ATGGACAAATTCAGTTTGTTTGGTAAATTTATGGTACGAGAAGGCGAACGAGACACAATGGTAAATATTTTGCTGGAAGCAGCAGAATCAATGAAAAATCTTGATGATTGTGAGATATATCTTGTAAATATATCTGAGAGTGAACCAAACTCTGTTTATGTTTATGAGGTTTGGAGTAATGAAAATGCCCATCAAGCCTCTCTAACTCTTGAAGCCACTCAAACATTAATAAGGCAAGCAAAACCAATCATTACTGGGATGGATAGAATCAGTACCCTAAAAACAAAAGGTGGAAAGGGCATTTCATCGATTTCTTATTAA